A stretch of Christensenellaceae bacterium DNA encodes these proteins:
- the obg gene encoding GTPase Obg, whose protein sequence is MIVDKVKIFIKAGDGGNGAVSFRREKYVNAGGPDGGDGGNGGNVVFVADPGMRTLMDFRYHKKYKAENGENGKKKNMRGKNGEDLIIKVPVGTVVIDAETQRVAADIRDGDGVIVLRGGAGGKGNARFSTAVRQTPRFATPGKKVMMREITLELKSIADVGLVGFPNVGKSTLLSRLTSAKPKIENYHFTTLTPNLGVVKTYDYDFIIADIPGLIEGASDGAGLGHDFLRHIERTRMIAHVLDIAGSEGRDPIDDYIKIREELEKYSQPLARRPEIVVANKADLPGARENLERFLKAYPDKQVFLISAATRQGTDELQVKMMEVLKTLPEEQVIEEEGVLEEWRMQDSELTFEVTRGEDGVLEANGSLIEEIFSRINPDEPDSMRHFHKLLRDMGILKQLVQAGAKDGDTIRLNGEEFDFVE, encoded by the coding sequence ATGATAGTAGATAAGGTAAAAATATTTATCAAAGCGGGCGACGGCGGCAACGGCGCGGTATCGTTCCGGCGGGAGAAGTACGTCAACGCGGGCGGGCCTGACGGCGGCGACGGCGGCAACGGCGGCAACGTCGTTTTTGTGGCGGACCCGGGCATGCGTACGTTGATGGATTTCCGCTATCACAAAAAATATAAGGCGGAGAACGGCGAGAACGGAAAAAAGAAAAATATGCGCGGCAAAAATGGCGAGGACCTGATCATTAAGGTGCCGGTAGGTACGGTCGTCATTGATGCGGAAACGCAGCGCGTTGCGGCCGATATACGCGACGGCGACGGCGTGATCGTTTTGCGCGGCGGCGCGGGCGGCAAGGGAAACGCCCGGTTTTCGACGGCGGTGCGGCAAACGCCGAGGTTCGCGACCCCCGGCAAAAAGGTTATGATGCGCGAAATCACCTTAGAACTCAAATCCATTGCGGACGTAGGACTGGTCGGCTTCCCGAACGTTGGAAAATCGACGCTGCTTTCGCGGCTGACGTCGGCAAAACCAAAAATAGAAAATTATCATTTTACGACGCTTACGCCTAACCTTGGCGTCGTCAAGACGTACGATTATGATTTTATTATCGCCGATATTCCGGGACTGATTGAGGGCGCGTCGGACGGCGCGGGACTGGGACACGATTTTTTGCGCCATATCGAGCGGACGCGTATGATCGCGCATGTGCTGGATATTGCGGGCAGCGAGGGACGCGACCCGATAGACGATTATATCAAGATACGCGAGGAACTGGAGAAATACTCGCAGCCGCTCGCGCGGCGTCCGGAAATCGTGGTGGCCAACAAGGCGGATCTTCCCGGGGCGCGGGAAAACCTGGAGCGTTTCTTAAAAGCCTATCCCGATAAGCAGGTGTTTTTGATCTCGGCGGCGACGCGCCAGGGCACAGACGAACTGCAGGTCAAAATGATGGAAGTCTTAAAAACGCTGCCCGAAGAACAGGTGATTGAGGAAGAGGGCGTACTCGAGGAGTGGCGGATGCAGGACAGCGAGCTGACGTTTGAAGTTACGCGCGGCGAGGACGGCGTGCTGGAAGCAAACGGTTCGCTGATCGAGGAAATCTTCTCTCGCATCAATCCGGACGAACCGGATTCCATGCGGCATTTTCATAAGCTATTGCGTGATATGGGCATATTGAAGCAACTCGTTCAGGCAGGCGCAAAAGACGGCGATACAATCAGGCTCAACGGCGAAGAATTCGATTTTGTTGAATGA
- a CDS encoding RNA-binding protein yields MITSKQRAKLRGMAQNLEPIIHIGKDGVTQNVVAQAGDALEARELIKGTVQQNSNVDAREACDTLCGALGAEGVCVLGRKFVLYRESKNKKKIEI; encoded by the coding sequence ATGATAACGAGTAAGCAACGGGCGAAACTGCGCGGTATGGCGCAAAACTTGGAGCCTATTATCCATATCGGTAAGGACGGTGTGACGCAAAACGTGGTCGCGCAGGCAGGGGACGCGCTTGAGGCGCGCGAGCTGATCAAAGGTACGGTACAGCAAAACAGCAATGTTGACGCGCGGGAAGCTTGTGATACGCTGTGCGGGGCTTTGGGCGCGGAGGGCGTTTGTGTGCTTGGGCGGAAGTTTGTTTTGTACCGTGAATCGAAAAACAAAAAGAAGATCGAGATATAA
- the recR gene encoding recombination protein RecR, whose protein sequence is MNLQSYSKLVAQFCKLPGIGAKTAQRLAYYILKMPETDVKQFALDMYDARRKVRYCKVCGNLCEGEVCEVCADVKRDRSVICVVKDARDVFAIEKTHEYRGLYHVLGGTISPLEGIGPDDIAIKPLLKRLGDEVKEIILATNPDVQGEATAAYISRLLKGFDLKVSRIAHGIPIGAELEYADEITLAKALEGRTTI, encoded by the coding sequence ATGAATTTGCAATCTTATTCAAAGCTGGTTGCGCAGTTTTGCAAACTGCCGGGCATTGGCGCTAAAACGGCGCAGAGGCTGGCCTATTATATTTTAAAAATGCCTGAAACGGATGTGAAGCAGTTCGCACTCGATATGTATGACGCGCGGCGTAAGGTACGGTATTGCAAGGTATGCGGCAATCTTTGCGAGGGAGAAGTGTGCGAGGTGTGCGCGGACGTAAAGCGCGACCGTTCGGTGATTTGTGTGGTCAAGGATGCGCGCGACGTATTCGCCATCGAAAAAACGCATGAATACCGCGGGCTTTACCACGTGCTAGGGGGAACGATTTCGCCGCTTGAGGGCATCGGGCCGGACGATATTGCGATCAAGCCGCTCCTTAAGCGCCTGGGCGACGAGGTAAAGGAAATCATTCTGGCGACCAATCCGGATGTGCAGGGAGAAGCGACGGCAGCGTATATCAGCAGGCTGTTGAAAGGCTTTGACCTTAAGGTATCGCGCATCGCGCACGGTATCCCCATTGGCGCGGAGCTTGAATATGCGGACGAGATCACGCTTGCCAAGGCGCTCGAGGGAAGGACGACGATTTAA
- a CDS encoding uracil-DNA glycosylase, whose product MYDSFKTLYETVMHCKKCKLWEKRTHVVFGEGNLKADIMFVGEGPGAREDELGRPFVGPAGQLLDKMLCEIGLKRADVYIANVVKCRPPNNRDPQEDERQACMDYLRAQVAFIKPKLIVCLGRIAAGVILKRDVKMMKEHGTCIAVKDFMIMPTFHPAAMLHNPDYVESAKEDFRVLRQKLEELHIAE is encoded by the coding sequence ATGTACGACAGCTTCAAAACCTTATATGAAACGGTGATGCACTGCAAAAAATGCAAGCTTTGGGAAAAGCGCACGCATGTGGTATTCGGCGAGGGGAATTTAAAGGCCGATATTATGTTTGTCGGCGAGGGACCGGGCGCGCGGGAGGATGAGCTTGGCCGGCCGTTCGTGGGGCCGGCGGGGCAGCTTCTGGATAAAATGCTTTGCGAAATTGGCCTTAAGCGCGCAGACGTGTATATCGCGAACGTAGTAAAATGCCGCCCGCCGAACAACCGCGATCCGCAGGAAGACGAACGGCAGGCGTGTATGGACTATTTACGCGCGCAGGTGGCGTTTATCAAACCGAAGCTCATCGTTTGCCTGGGGCGGATCGCTGCCGGCGTCATATTGAAACGCGACGTCAAGATGATGAAAGAACACGGAACGTGTATCGCGGTTAAGGATTTTATGATCATGCCTACTTTCCATCCGGCGGCCATGCTACATAATCCGGATTATGTCGAAAGCGCGAAAGAGGACTTCAGGGTTTTAAGGCAAAAACTGGAGGAGCTTCATATTGCTGAATAG
- a CDS encoding 8-oxoguanine DNA glycosylase: MFSLQKNAGIWYTKNMRVRFQDGAAVITGMTCFEPRHIFDNGQTFRFDETEEGVFEGVAYGRFLRVAKKERVVTLYPCGAEEYEQVWKRYFDLEVDYDRLFCDCGDAALTKGREYGCGLRLLNQEPFETLISFIVSANNNLKRIKGILRRICERRGQPFTFERKTYYRFPEPDALAGLDVETLKECGCGYRAPYLKAAARMVADGFDLCGLARMEYFAAKAELIKLPGVGPKVADCILLFALGFRDAFPADVWIRRILKEHYGFVGNDRQIYEYARNRFGENAGIAQQYLFFWQRENYGAKKAPDKILKT, from the coding sequence ATGTTCTCCCTACAAAAAAATGCGGGAATATGGTATACTAAAAACATGAGAGTAAGATTCCAGGACGGTGCGGCGGTGATTACGGGTATGACCTGTTTTGAACCGCGGCACATTTTTGATAACGGGCAGACGTTTCGTTTTGACGAGACGGAGGAGGGCGTATTTGAGGGAGTTGCGTACGGCCGTTTTTTGCGCGTTGCGAAAAAGGAAAGAGTTGTGACGCTGTATCCGTGCGGAGCGGAAGAATATGAACAGGTGTGGAAGCGGTATTTTGACCTTGAGGTCGACTATGACAGGCTCTTTTGCGATTGCGGCGACGCGGCGCTTACCAAAGGCAGGGAATACGGCTGTGGATTGCGGCTGCTTAACCAGGAGCCGTTCGAGACGCTGATTTCGTTTATCGTATCCGCCAACAACAACTTAAAGCGGATCAAGGGCATCCTGCGGCGCATATGTGAAAGGCGCGGCCAGCCGTTTACGTTTGAAAGAAAGACCTATTACCGATTTCCGGAGCCGGATGCGCTTGCGGGCCTTGACGTTGAAACCCTGAAAGAATGCGGCTGCGGCTACCGTGCGCCCTATTTAAAGGCCGCGGCTCGTATGGTGGCGGACGGTTTCGACCTTTGCGGTCTTGCGCGCATGGAGTATTTTGCGGCAAAAGCGGAGCTGATAAAACTGCCGGGCGTAGGCCCTAAGGTCGCGGACTGTATCTTGCTGTTTGCCCTTGGTTTTCGGGATGCTTTTCCGGCGGACGTGTGGATCAGGCGGATACTAAAGGAGCATTACGGCTTTGTAGGAAACGACAGGCAAATATATGAATACGCGCGGAACCGGTTTGGCGAAAACGCGGGGATTGCGCAGCAATATTTGTTTTTCTGGCAACGGGAAAATTACGGCGCGAAAAAAGCGCCGGACAAAATTTTGAAAACTTGA
- the ntH gene encoding endonuclease III: protein MDKNKEIIERLRKEYGDTESALEYENPYELLVATILAAQCTDVRVNIVTRELFKKYPSPKELAQADLAELEGYIKTCGLYKNKAKNLIACAQRLMSEYGGVVPHTEEELTTLAGVGRKTANVVLAFAFGLPAFPVDTHVKRVSNRIGFAHSDDPNKVEEEDKKIIRKEDWSQAHHWLIWHGRRVCKAQKPLCDICCIADLCPYNNKK from the coding sequence ATGGATAAGAATAAAGAAATCATTGAACGTTTAAGAAAAGAATATGGGGATACCGAGTCCGCGCTCGAATATGAAAATCCCTACGAACTTCTGGTGGCGACGATCCTGGCGGCGCAGTGTACGGATGTGCGCGTTAACATCGTGACGCGCGAGCTTTTTAAAAAGTACCCGTCGCCTAAGGAGCTTGCGCAGGCGGACCTTGCGGAGCTTGAGGGCTACATCAAGACCTGCGGGCTTTATAAGAACAAGGCGAAGAACCTGATCGCCTGCGCGCAGAGGCTGATGAGCGAATACGGCGGAGTCGTGCCGCATACGGAAGAGGAGCTGACTACGCTCGCGGGCGTGGGGCGCAAGACGGCGAATGTGGTGCTGGCCTTTGCGTTCGGCCTGCCGGCTTTTCCGGTGGATACGCATGTGAAGCGTGTTTCAAACCGTATCGGGTTCGCGCATTCCGACGATCCGAACAAGGTAGAGGAAGAGGATAAAAAAATAATCAGGAAAGAGGACTGGTCACAGGCGCACCATTGGCTGATCTGGCATGGACGCAGGGTTTGCAAGGCGCAAAAGCCGTTGTGCGACATCTGCTGCATAGCGGACCTGTGCCCCTATAACAATAAAAAATGA
- a CDS encoding uracil-DNA glycosylase, translating to MLNRLYQKIGAFYGDTPLVFGEGNARASLLVIGEAPGREEVIKRRPFVGKAGKTLDGFLQAVNLARADIYITNVCKFRPHKISDRGTVSNRPPTKEEIGQASGFLREEIALITPQTIVTLGNTPLRAVLNDFSATIGAYHGQARKCKLDGKQYTLFALYHPASIIYNPALKEIYGADLKALGTYLENANKT from the coding sequence TTGCTGAATAGATTGTATCAGAAAATCGGCGCATTCTATGGGGATACGCCGCTTGTTTTTGGAGAAGGGAACGCGCGTGCCTCTCTGCTCGTCATCGGCGAAGCGCCAGGCAGGGAAGAGGTAATAAAGAGACGGCCGTTTGTGGGCAAGGCGGGGAAAACCCTCGACGGATTTTTGCAGGCTGTAAACCTCGCACGGGCGGACATCTACATTACGAACGTATGCAAATTCCGGCCGCATAAAATAAGCGACAGGGGTACGGTTTCAAACAGGCCGCCCACCAAAGAGGAAATCGGGCAGGCGAGCGGATTTCTGAGGGAAGAGATTGCTTTGATTACGCCGCAGACAATCGTGACTCTGGGAAATACGCCGCTTCGGGCGGTGCTCAATGATTTTTCCGCTACAATCGGCGCATACCATGGTCAGGCGAGAAAATGCAAGCTGGACGGAAAACAATATACGCTGTTTGCGCTGTATCATCCGGCGAGCATTATCTATAATCCGGCCCTCAAAGAAATCTACGGAGCGGACCTTAAGGCGCTGGGTACGTATCTTGAAAATGCAAATAAAACGTGA
- a CDS encoding peptidase S41 yields the protein MDKKKIIVMCAAIAATASFVTGLFVYFFQTSQMRGNELRASGKGNYGDLKKYMETSDLETLINENFYQQSDEQQLLNGTLKGMVESLGDPYSVYYTEDEYKEYKAKSETDLAGIGISAGPYKGTGQLKIERVYSGGPAESAGLKENDVIVAVDGVALANLDYESAFNLLKGPSGSNLTLTVVSGDGSQDIPITRATFDTQYVTYTMLDSVDDWNIAQIVISEFNGKCVEEFQRAIQFLKDEGADGVIIDLRGNMDGSVKAVTDMLDQIVPEGLLAYSVDKNEQKDEMTADADYFDLPLVVLVDGNSASAAEIFAGAVQDRGRGKVVGSQTYGKGVIQAILDMPYSGGGVKLTTAVYYTPNGNLINDGGITPDVPVLPPADLTTLTFETDTQLQQAIATVREMVIAQN from the coding sequence TTGGATAAAAAAAAGATCATAGTGATGTGTGCGGCGATTGCTGCGACGGCCAGCTTTGTCACGGGACTGTTCGTATACTTTTTCCAGACGTCGCAAATGCGCGGGAACGAGCTGCGTGCATCCGGCAAGGGGAACTATGGGGATCTCAAAAAATACATGGAGACCAGCGATTTAGAAACGCTGATCAATGAAAACTTCTATCAGCAGTCGGATGAACAGCAGCTTTTAAACGGTACGCTCAAGGGAATGGTCGAATCGCTGGGCGATCCTTATTCCGTTTATTACACGGAAGACGAATATAAGGAATACAAGGCCAAGAGCGAAACGGACTTGGCGGGCATCGGTATCTCGGCGGGACCGTATAAAGGTACGGGACAATTGAAGATCGAGCGCGTCTATTCGGGCGGACCGGCGGAGTCGGCGGGGCTTAAGGAAAACGACGTCATCGTGGCGGTGGACGGCGTGGCCTTGGCGAATCTCGATTATGAGAGCGCGTTCAATCTTTTAAAGGGACCGAGTGGCTCGAACCTGACGCTTACGGTCGTATCCGGAGATGGGTCGCAGGATATTCCGATCACGCGGGCCACGTTTGACACGCAGTATGTGACCTATACAATGCTCGATTCCGTGGACGACTGGAACATTGCGCAAATCGTTATTTCGGAATTCAACGGAAAGTGCGTCGAGGAATTTCAGAGGGCGATCCAGTTTTTAAAGGATGAGGGCGCGGACGGCGTAATCATCGATTTACGCGGCAATATGGACGGCAGCGTAAAGGCAGTGACAGACATGCTGGATCAGATTGTTCCGGAGGGCTTGCTTGCATATTCGGTGGATAAAAACGAGCAGAAAGACGAAATGACGGCGGACGCGGACTATTTTGACCTGCCATTGGTCGTTCTGGTGGACGGGAACAGCGCGAGCGCGGCTGAAATTTTTGCGGGCGCGGTGCAGGACCGGGGACGCGGCAAGGTCGTGGGTTCCCAGACATACGGCAAAGGTGTCATCCAGGCGATACTCGATATGCCTTATTCGGGCGGCGGCGTGAAGCTGACGACGGCGGTCTATTATACGCCCAACGGCAACCTGATCAACGACGGCGGCATTACGCCGGATGTACCGGTCTTACCGCCGGCTGACCTTACGACGCTTACTTTTGAAACGGATACGCAGTTGCAGCAGGCGATCGCAACGGTCAGGGAAATGGTTATTGCGCAGAATTAG
- a CDS encoding putative phosphatase, protein MRLLVDTHTHTVASGHAYSTLKENVEYARDTGMEAICSADHGPGIRGGAPDFIIGVLASLPESMEGVRVFCSTEANILDYDGHVDIPDRFLKLTEFAIASLHDIVIDPGTREQNTAAMAAALHNPFIDVIGHPGNPYYDIDRETVVREAKKLDKLIEINDHSFLYRKGSAPNCKDFLALCKKHGVRITVSSDAHICYRVGGFGLAEAAILEAEFPQELIVSRNLEAFNGYIRERKSRLKD, encoded by the coding sequence ATGAGACTTTTGGTGGACACGCATACGCATACGGTTGCGAGCGGGCACGCATATTCGACGCTCAAGGAAAATGTGGAATACGCACGCGACACAGGCATGGAAGCAATTTGCAGCGCGGACCACGGCCCGGGCATACGGGGCGGCGCGCCCGATTTTATTATCGGGGTGCTTGCGTCCCTGCCAGAAAGTATGGAGGGCGTGCGTGTTTTTTGCAGCACGGAAGCGAATATCCTCGATTATGACGGGCATGTCGATATTCCGGACCGCTTTCTTAAGCTCACGGAATTTGCCATCGCGTCCCTGCACGATATTGTGATCGATCCGGGAACGAGGGAGCAGAATACGGCGGCGATGGCAGCAGCGCTTCATAATCCGTTTATCGATGTGATCGGACACCCCGGCAATCCGTATTACGACATCGACAGGGAAACAGTGGTGCGGGAAGCCAAAAAGCTAGATAAGCTGATCGAGATCAACGACCATTCCTTTTTATACCGCAAGGGGAGCGCGCCCAATTGCAAGGATTTCCTCGCGTTGTGCAAAAAACACGGCGTACGCATCACAGTATCCTCAGACGCGCACATTTGCTATCGCGTTGGCGGATTCGGACTGGCCGAAGCGGCTATCCTGGAAGCGGAATTCCCGCAGGAGCTGATCGTAAGCCGTAATCTCGAGGCTTTCAACGGCTATATACGGGAGAGAAAAAGTAGATTAAAAGACTGA
- a CDS encoding YbaB/EbfC family nucleoid-associated protein, whose product MAKGGFPGGMNMQNMMRQAQQMQARMQQVQEELEEREVEATAGGGVVRVVATGKKVIKSIEIKEEAVDPDDVEMLQDLIIAAVNEALAKADEMMQTEMGKVTGGMNLGGMF is encoded by the coding sequence ATGGCAAAAGGCGGATTCCCGGGCGGAATGAACATGCAGAATATGATGCGTCAGGCGCAGCAGATGCAGGCGAGAATGCAGCAGGTGCAGGAAGAACTTGAAGAGCGCGAGGTAGAGGCAACGGCAGGCGGCGGTGTGGTGCGCGTAGTCGCGACAGGTAAAAAAGTCATAAAAAGTATCGAAATCAAGGAAGAAGCGGTCGATCCGGACGATGTGGAGATGCTGCAGGACCTGATCATCGCTGCGGTCAACGAGGCGCTCGCGAAAGCGGATGAAATGATGCAGACGGAGATGGGTAAAGTTACCGGCGGCATGAATCTTGGAGGAATGTTCTAA
- a CDS encoding CopG family transcriptional regulator, with protein sequence MNRIGIIAIIIEENRESVTEVNRILSEYSGCIHARMGVPNQEKDIYVISLVVEVSTEQLGAITGRLGKLRGVTVKSMMTNKTY encoded by the coding sequence ATGAACCGCATAGGTATTATTGCAATTATCATAGAAGAGAACAGGGAAAGCGTTACCGAGGTCAACCGCATATTGTCGGAGTATTCCGGCTGTATCCACGCGCGCATGGGCGTGCCCAACCAGGAAAAGGATATTTACGTCATTTCCCTTGTGGTCGAGGTAAGCACCGAACAATTGGGAGCGATCACCGGACGGCTGGGAAAGCTCAGGGGCGTTACCGTCAAGAGTATGATGACCAACAAAACGTATTAA